One window of the Actinomycetota bacterium genome contains the following:
- a CDS encoding DUF4193 family protein: MVYVSPTNTTGAGVAEDEELQTDESAVETSLEELLQRKERRLEGADEEDDDDALIEAMEGPDGPSETLAVKVIPPQPTEFTCQKCFLLKHQTQLKDKKRQLCRDCA, translated from the coding sequence GTGGTATACGTGTCGCCAACCAACACGACGGGAGCGGGCGTGGCCGAAGACGAGGAACTTCAGACCGACGAAAGTGCCGTCGAAACCAGCCTCGAGGAGTTGCTGCAGCGTAAAGAGCGGCGCCTCGAGGGGGCCGACGAAGAGGACGACGACGACGCGCTCATCGAGGCTATGGAAGGGCCGGACGGGCCTTCGGAGACCCTTGCGGTCAAGGTCATCCCTCCGCAGCCGACCGAATTCACCTGCCAGAAGTGCTTTTTGCTCAAGCACCAGACGCAGCTGAAGGACAAAAAGCGCCAGCTCTGCCGCGACTGCGCCTGA
- a CDS encoding MerR family transcriptional regulator, with protein sequence MSQIESGGQSQSIGEVLNVLKAEFPEVTVSKIRFLESEGLVHPHRSPSGYRKFASGDIERLRFILKLQRDQFLPLKVIRERLAEWESSGEAGGQPALSLEQTSAEQPAATTPAPVAPAPAPVDVFARLTPGVSMSRQELAAATSLTEQNITDLELYQLLRPKDVGGEPRYDEVALQVAKTSRQLIELGLEPRHLRMFASTADRWASLAEQMVLPLNRQRSSEARAAAQETVRELVRLGNQLIQTLLSESLSPYV encoded by the coding sequence ATGAGCCAGATCGAAAGCGGAGGGCAATCGCAGTCGATAGGCGAGGTCCTCAACGTCCTGAAAGCGGAGTTTCCCGAGGTGACGGTCTCGAAGATCCGGTTTCTGGAAAGCGAGGGCCTGGTCCACCCGCACCGCAGCCCGTCCGGGTATCGCAAGTTCGCGTCGGGTGACATAGAGAGGCTCAGGTTCATCCTGAAGCTCCAGCGCGACCAGTTCCTCCCGTTGAAGGTTATCCGGGAGAGGCTGGCGGAATGGGAGTCGTCGGGCGAGGCCGGGGGACAGCCTGCGCTGTCCCTCGAGCAGACCAGCGCAGAGCAACCGGCGGCGACGACTCCGGCCCCTGTCGCCCCGGCCCCCGCCCCCGTGGACGTGTTCGCACGTCTGACGCCGGGCGTGTCGATGAGCCGTCAGGAGCTGGCCGCGGCGACCAGCCTCACCGAGCAGAACATCACCGACCTGGAGCTGTACCAGCTGCTGAGGCCGAAGGACGTGGGGGGAGAGCCGCGCTATGACGAGGTGGCCCTCCAGGTCGCCAAGACAAGCCGGCAGCTGATCGAGCTGGGGCTCGAGCCCAGACACCTGCGGATGTTCGCCTCCACAGCCGACCGCTGGGCCTCGCTGGCCGAGCAGATGGTCCTGCCGCTCAACCGGCAGCGCAGCTCGGAGGCGCGGGCCGCCGCCCAGGAGACCGTCCGGGAACTCGTCCGGCTGGGCAACCAGCTCATCCAGACCCTCCTGAGCGAGTCGCTGTCACCGTACGTGTAG
- a CDS encoding MerR family transcriptional regulator, with protein sequence MEQGYRGPQACKIVGITYRQLDYWARTALVTPSLKDADGSGTQRMYSFRDLVHLKVIKSLLDAGVNLPQIRKAIAFLNDGLKSPIDKVTLLSDGRTVYAATSDRQIVDLLKQGQGVIGLALGKVYEDLQGALRTMLPQGAEAGESGSTSRPKPVAARR encoded by the coding sequence GTGGAGCAGGGTTACCGAGGGCCGCAGGCGTGCAAGATCGTGGGCATCACGTACCGCCAACTGGATTACTGGGCCCGCACCGCCCTCGTCACCCCCAGCCTCAAGGACGCCGACGGCTCGGGAACCCAGCGGATGTACAGCTTCCGGGATCTCGTCCACCTGAAGGTAATCAAGAGCCTGCTGGACGCCGGTGTGAACCTGCCCCAGATCCGCAAGGCGATCGCCTTTCTCAACGACGGCCTGAAGTCGCCGATTGACAAGGTCACGCTGCTGTCCGACGGCCGGACCGTCTACGCCGCCACCTCCGACCGCCAGATCGTGGACCTGCTCAAGCAGGGCCAGGGCGTGATCGGACTCGCCCTCGGCAAGGTCTACGAGGACCTGCAGGGCGCCCTCAGGACGATGCTTCCACAGGGGGCCGAGGCGGGGGAGTCCGGCTCTACATCTCGCCCGAAGCCCGTCGCCGCCCGGCGCTGA
- a CDS encoding bifunctional nuclease family protein, giving the protein MVELQLVGVRVELPTNQPIVLLKEQGGERYLPIWIGPYEATAIAYGMQGIETPRPLTHDLIRDLLAGLDVSVQRIVITELRDGTYYAEIQMIRDGTPSAVSSRPSDAIALATRLRVSIFCNDEVLEEASIVVKDDEEQEVEKFREFLEQVSPEDFKP; this is encoded by the coding sequence GTGGTCGAGCTCCAACTGGTGGGCGTTCGCGTCGAGCTGCCGACGAACCAGCCAATCGTGCTGCTCAAGGAGCAGGGCGGTGAGCGCTACCTGCCCATCTGGATCGGCCCCTACGAGGCGACAGCGATCGCCTACGGCATGCAGGGCATCGAGACGCCGCGTCCGCTCACGCACGACCTCATCCGCGATCTGCTGGCGGGCCTTGACGTCAGCGTCCAGCGGATAGTCATCACCGAACTGCGCGACGGTACGTACTACGCCGAGATCCAGATGATCAGGGACGGCACGCCGTCGGCAGTCTCCAGCCGCCCATCGGACGCGATAGCGCTCGCCACCCGCCTGAGGGTCTCCATCTTCTGCAACGACGAGGTGCTCGAGGAGGCCTCGATCGTCGTCAAGGACGACGAGGAGCAGGAGGTCGAGAAGTTCCGGGAGTTCCTGGAACAGGTCAGCCCCGAAGACTTCAAGCCGTAA
- a CDS encoding FHA domain-containing protein encodes MFTPIEADTEEEAHLAELEPGQVCLVVRRGPSAGTKFVLDKDTVAVGRHPQADIFLTDITGSRRHAELRRGAEGWSAVDLGSLNGTYVNRERVESTQLSSGDELQVGKFRLLFLASSRESG; translated from the coding sequence GTGTTCACCCCCATCGAGGCCGACACGGAGGAGGAGGCCCACCTTGCCGAACTCGAGCCGGGGCAGGTGTGCCTGGTCGTGCGGCGCGGGCCGTCCGCCGGCACCAAGTTCGTCCTGGACAAGGACACGGTGGCCGTCGGCCGCCACCCCCAGGCCGACATCTTCCTCACCGACATCACGGGGTCCAGGCGCCACGCCGAGCTTCGGCGGGGCGCGGAGGGGTGGTCGGCGGTCGATCTCGGCTCCCTGAACGGCACCTACGTCAACAGGGAGCGCGTCGAGTCGACCCAGCTTTCGTCCGGCGACGAGCTTCAGGTCGGCAAGTTCCGGCTGCTGTTCCTCGCATCCTCCAGGGAGAGCGGATGA
- the gcvH gene encoding glycine cleavage system protein GcvH, which translates to MSEFPPDLRYTKDHEWARLEGEVVRVGITHFAQDALGDVVYVELPEPGARVTQDAPLGEIQSPKAVSDLFAPVTGEIVDRNSEVGETSPELVNEDPYGEGWLVVIRPDDASELDQLMDSDAYKVLIATLDET; encoded by the coding sequence ATGAGCGAGTTTCCGCCGGACCTGCGGTACACCAAGGACCACGAGTGGGCGCGGCTCGAGGGGGAGGTGGTGCGCGTGGGGATCACGCACTTCGCGCAGGACGCGCTCGGGGACGTGGTCTACGTGGAGCTGCCCGAGCCCGGCGCACGGGTGACGCAGGACGCGCCTCTCGGCGAGATCCAGTCGCCCAAGGCCGTGTCGGACCTGTTCGCCCCGGTCACCGGCGAGATCGTCGACCGCAACAGCGAGGTCGGCGAGACATCGCCGGAGCTGGTGAACGAGGACCCCTACGGGGAGGGCTGGCTCGTCGTCATCCGCCCGGACGACGCTTCCGAGCTGGACCAGCTCATGGACTCCGACGCCTACAAGGTCCTGATCGCGACCCTCGACGAAACCTGA